The genomic region GCGATGGGGGGGAGCTGCCCGGGTAGCTGGCTGGTGACGATGGAAGCcgggcaggctggctgggtaGGTGGCTGTCTGGTGCTTGAGTCCTGCCGGACGGGAGGGCGGACTGCGCGGGTCCAGGCGTCTCGCTTATACGAGTGACAGACAGAGGACCTCACGAGAGCACTCGGCAAGCTGAGAAGGCGGATGAAGATGAGGGGAAGAAGGCCCAGGAGAGGGGGATGtgggggaggagaagaaggacgacgagcaacAAAGTGGATGGGGATGAGGGGGAGGGatgcaggtggtggtgttggagGGGTCGAGAGTTGAAAACGGTACTGCATAGTTACCGCTAAACATGCCTACCTAGTACCAATAAAGTAGAATCGTGAACCTTAATGGATGGACGACTACGGGGCAGAGGGCGCAGCTTCTGCGATGCAGATTGAACAGCATGtaggtcgtcgtcgcgccctTGACAACATGAAGGCCCCGATCCGACATGCTAATAACTTCAGTAACAGTGGGATGCGATGCACTCCCGACAACTTACAACAAGCAAGCATAGTATTACAACGTTATATCGTACCTGCAGTCCATGTCCTCCCCCCACGCACTTGGACGGATCCCGAATCGACACGACTGAGGCTTGGCCCCATCCGGACGGCTTCATGCCAACTTAATCACCCCTCCCCCAACTCACACTTGTTGGGtcgagagagggaggaggaggacagcTGCCCAATGTCAATGCCGAGTTCCCAGCCCCGAATTTGGATTCCATGATTTCCCCTCCTACGTGTCGGCGCAGCACTGGATACTTAGTCATGTACGAATACTTTACTTGACCATCAAAAAAGGGACCCTTGGACGTAGGATAGCCGGTTCTTTATCTAGTAGCTAACTTACCTAACCACGGCGGGAAGGAACCTTAGTTAGTTGGCTGTTCCCCGcagcggcccgcggcggggTCGACAGGTTGGCGGCAGTACGTAGCTGCAGCACTGCCCGTCCATGCTCTGCCAGCCCCCACTGAAGAAGAGCAGTTACAGGGGAAGGCAACCTATAACCATGTATGTGATGGACGGCCATGTGGTTGAGAGCCGAGGGCGGGTTTGCAAGTCATGCATACATAGTGCGGTGTCACTCATCCGAGTCTCATCAGCAGCCGCAACGTGCCATGCGCCGGCGCTACATTTCGGCAAAAAGCAACAAGCGAGTCCGCACATTTTTCAACTGATGAAATGAAATAACTAggctctcgacgacgaccgtcCTCCCGCTGCAACTGCTGCTCCGCCCTGGGGACATTCACATCAGAGCACGTTGAATCCATAAGCACCTATCTAGACACCTGCAGGCGGCCATCTTCCAGAGTTTGAGAAATCTTGTCCACTGTCTCCAGTTGGCAGATGGGACATCATCTTCCAGACCACGTCTCTTCAATATCCTGTTCATCCCTTGTCCTGGAAGTAGGAatgccttgaggaacgaagtTCCGAAAGGATTTCTATGGGCCAGTTTTTACATCCTTCAGGTGGTTGAGAGACCAGTTTTTGAAGCTTCATTCCTATTAGCCCAATGGACAATCTACCGGCGTTTTCTCTGCTATCACAACTACGTAAAGACAGACCACGgtttcccccttccccttcccctaAGGCCAGGGCCGGAGCTATTGCCTGTCCCTCTAAGCTAGCTCAGTGGCCAGAGACCCGTGCTGATGTCAGGACCGCTGAGGacttcgttcctcaaggtCTCCATCTGCCGTCGGAGGTTGGTTGGTCTAGTCATATCAATGGGTGTGGACTATGTATGATCCTACGTCGCCGCTCCGAATCCAGAAGGGCACCGTGCCGAGGGGAGTTGTTTGTAAAGCGGTGTacatggatgatgatgaatgATGAACGACTGTTTGCATGCGCCTAAACAGACGGCGGGGGAGTGATAAGAACAGCTGCGGATGAATATGCTCAAGACAGATGCCATGATTCTAGACACGGACACCGGCGCCGACACTcgttttctctctctctgtcgcCAATTTCTCTCCTCCATCTTCCCTTTATCGAACCCCCCTTCTCTCTAtctcccccttccttccttcctcccctcccgttACCCCCCTGCCTGGCACATAGCAAAAGCGAGaacgcgcacacacacacacaccgtCCAGCCCCTACAGCGTGACAATGctgtcgagctgctgcggcgcaggCCTCAGCACGGAAATGTCTCCTCCGGGGGGCGCCTGCAGCTCACCGCGCTTCaccgcgcgcctcgccgcgcacaGCCCcgcgtctgccgccgcgcgcacaTTGTCCGTCGCCGCGTAGCGCACAAACTCGATGTCGTCGTacggccacgtcgtcggcgacgcgccggccacggccgccggcacctCGAACGCGGCGGCCCGCAGCACCGACTGCCCCTGCGGGCCCGCGTAGCCGAagaggtcgacgccgaccttgcgcgcgacgagcgcccACCGCAGGTGCGCCCCGAGGTTGAAGTTGGAGTAGTGCCAGCTGCGCGTGCGGGCCAGCTCCTGCGGCTGCGACCCGTTGGCCGTGATCTGGCTGTCGATGAGCCCccgcgcgagggccgaggtggcgcgcgcgagggacCGGTCGCCGACGAAGAGCGCGAGCGCCGAGATTTGCATGTTGGCAAAGGTGCCGTGGTTGTTGCTCTGCGAGGCCTCCTCCTTGCCAAAGGGCGATTCGGTCAGCCACGTCAGGAAGCGCCTGTTCCACGCCAGGAAGGCTGCCGAGTCGGCGCGCGACCAGCCCggcgctgcgtcgccgccatggccgctgccaccgctgctgccagactcgagcacggcgacggcgtcgagcacgttgGTGTACTCCTGGCTGAAgtcgatgatgccgatggcCCGGCCCGTGTTGGCGCAGGGGATGATCTGCGCGTGGTCCAGGTTGGGGttcatggccgtcgccgggtcgAGGAACCACGTCCGCAGGATGTCGGCCGCGTGCCGCGCGTACGCCTCCCGGCCCGTGTAGTACCACGCCAGCGAGAGCACGTACGTCGAGTTGAACATGCGGCCCACGGCCAGCCGGTCCTGATACTGGTCCGCCTCGGGGTTGCGCACGCCGTCGCGTTGCACGTACGGGCAGCCGTCGGGCGTGTCGGGGTTGGGCCACCAGTACGGCGCCTGCGACGCGTAGTCGTGGATCGTGCcgttgggcggcgccgtcgtcttcgtcgtcaccgtccaGGGGCCTTGCTTCAGCCAAACGTCGGCCTGCGCCGTGAGGCGcccgagcgccgcccgcagctcc from Purpureocillium takamizusanense chromosome 12, complete sequence harbors:
- a CDS encoding uncharacterized protein (COG:S~EggNog:ENOG503P1BQ~SECRETED:SignalP(1-17~SECRETED:cutsite=ASA-VR~SECRETED:prob=0.4480)), with protein sequence MQLLLFALLPLAASASAVRGSSSRVPNTVVIDGERLASAKDRLWSSRHHPDPELRAALGRLTAQADVWLKQGPWTVTTKTTAPPNGTIHDYASQAPYWWPNPDTPDGCPYVQRDGVRNPEADQYQDRLAVGRMFNSTYVLSLAWYYTGREAYARHAADILRTWFLDPATAMNPNLDHAQIIPCANTGRAIGIIDFSQEYTNVLDAVAVLESGSSGGSGHGGDAAPGWSRADSAAFLAWNRRFLTWLTESPFGKEEASQSNNHGTFANMQISALALFVGDRSLARATSALARGLIDSQITANGSQPQELARTRSWHYSNFNLGAHLRWALVARKVGVDLFGYAGPQGQSVLRAAAFEVPAAVAGASPTTWPYDDIEFVRYAATDNVRAAADAGLCAARRAVKRGELQAPPGGDISVLRPAPQQLDSIVTL